The following are encoded together in the Choristoneura fumiferana chromosome 4, NRCan_CFum_1, whole genome shotgun sequence genome:
- the LOC141427455 gene encoding zinc finger SWIM domain-containing protein 8 homolog isoform X1, with product MPSPRLCAASHRLSCLASATLAKCAFLCTVLAEFCEHHELAFRVGLFALEMARPPASTKALEVKLNNQETELVALLKKLPTGPDQLALAREKAEQLRDGMLRNRGPALLPIALASFLFDVLVLSATDKENKHPVGILKARQPSDEALGFEAAVAALGLKANVSEAEHPLLCEGTRRQRGELALTLLAFYKDDPVKLARIMNKLLDRDIHQLTKGPMVSVYYTNNPRLAAYRADVSVPAPVHQPPQFEQFKKMTYTLQQVGACALVAEMERLVVAEGAASPPAHAPPHQPPPHQPLPRPKDSRYKGKRLYPSVPNQPSEASAHFMFELAKSVLFKAGGSSSTSLFTQTSCAREHHGPHRGLHMAAFQLGLYALGLHNCVSANWLSRTYSSHVSWITGQAMDIGAPAILFLIDAWEGHLTPPEAAGIADKASSGRDVHTVRAAAELALSVLPHAHALNYNEIQRAVLQCKEQSDAMLERACLTVEAAAKGGGVYPEVLYTVARYWHELYLRQASEESEPLLEEPQYRAPPPVALPVPYPLPYPFTYHPYPPPIYQLQYGGAPAPHGVAGAHAQYALPPYFVRGLVPHAPLTHAAHAPHAPHAPHPVHPPPMPVNVNVQHPAPIPPPMPLAGAHAVSALPAGPPQPPLPQAQLRRLLAAYRVGMLALETQARRVHDDRPQNKFGRNPPYGEHVKWLLRISKRLGAQYLHQFCVCAVNSVVSPFVLYELCVESAHWLARGGPHHLVMQHLRGTLAPLVQKCQQMYIQCIHQKLYHLTPVEYEEFVSIVLSARTAFQLTPEGNTQFKEWLASLRRRECKTEPISRSKSCKKDLWTQLNAALQTNGK from the exons ATGCCGTCGCCGAGACTGTGCGCGGCGAGCCACCGGCTGTCTTGTCTAGCTTCGGCCACGCTGGCAAAGTGCGCTTTCCTTTGCACT GTTCTAGCCGAGTTCTGCGAGCACCACGAGCTCGCATTCCGCGTGGGCTTGTTCGCTTTGGAAATGGCCCGTCCGCCGGCGAGCACGAAAGCTCTGGAGGTGAAGTTGAACAACCAAGAGACAGAACTGGTCGCGCTGCTGAAGAAGCTGCCTACTGGACCCGACCAGCTCGCCCTGGCTAGGGAAAAAGCTGAACAACTAAGGGACGGTATGCTGAG AAACAGAGGCCCCGCTTTGCTTCCCATTGCTCTGGCGAGTTTCCTCTTCGATGTCCTCGTTCTGTCCGCAACCGACAAAGAGAACAAACATCCAGTGGGTATCTTAAAA GCGAGACAACCTTCAGATGAAGCTCTAGGGTTTGAAGCGGCTGTAGCGGCACTCGGGTTAAAAGCTAATGTATCGGAAGCCGAGCATCCGTTGCTTTGTGAGGGGACGAGGCGACAGCGCGGGGAACTGGCATTGACTTTACTAGCGTTCTACAAGGACGACCCTGTGAAGTTAGCTAGGATCATGAACAAG CTCCTAGATCGTGATATCCACCAGCTGACTAAAGGTCCGATGGTGAGCGTATACTACACGAACAATCCGCGTCTGGCCGCGTACCGCGCCGACGTCTCTGTTCCTGCGCCGGTACATCAGCCGCCG CAGTTCGAACAGTTCAAAAAGATGACTTACACGCTGCAACAG GTGGGTGCTTGCGCGCTTGTGGCGGAAATGGAAAGGCTCGTGGTCGCGGAGGGCGCCGCGTCGCCGCccgcgcacgcgccgccgcACCAGCCGCCGCCGCATCAGCCTCTGCCGAGACCAAAGGACTCCAG ATACAAAGGGAAGCGGTTATACCCGTCAGTGCCGAATCAACCTTCGGAAGCTTCTGCGCACTTCATGTTCGAGCTGGCCAAGTCGGTCCTTTTCAAGGCCGGCGGCTCGTCTAGCACCAGTCTGTTCACTCAGACCAGTTGCGCGAGGGAACATCATGGACCCCATAG AGGGTTGCACATGGCGGCATTCCAACTTGGTCTGTACGCGCTGGGTCTGCACAACTGCGTCAGCGCCAACTGGCTCAGCCGGACATACTCATCGCACGTCAGCTGGATTACAG GCCAAGCCATGGATATTGGAGCTCCTGCAATCTTATTCCTGATCGACGCATGGGAAGGCCATTTGACGCCGCCCGAAGCAGCCGGTATCGCCGACAAG GCGTCATCGGGTCGCGACGTGCACACCGTGCGGGCGGCGGCCGAGTTGGCATTGTCGGTGCTGCCTCATGCGCACGCGCTCAACTATAACGAGATCCAGCGTGCCGTCTTGCAGTGCAAAGAGCAGAGCGACGCCATGCTGGAACGCGCGTGTCTCACCGTAGAAGCCGCTGCCAAAG GTGGCGGCGTGTATCCAGAGGTGCTATACACCGTGGCCCGCTATTGGCACGAGCTGTATCTACGACAAGCGAGCGAAGAGAGCGAACCCCTGTTAGAGGAGCCGCAGtaccgcgcgccgccgccggtcGCGCTGCCCGTGCCCTACCCTCTACCCTACCCCTTTACCTACCATCCCTACCCTCCACCCATCTACCAGCTGCAG TACGGCGGTGCGCCGGCGCCGCACGGCGTGGCGGGCGCGCACGCGCAGTACGCGTTGCCGCCGTACTTCGTGCGCGGGCTGGTGCCGCACGCGCCGCTGACGCAcgccgcgcacgcgccgcacgcgccgcacgcgccgcaccCCGTGCACCCGCCGCCGATGCCCGTCAATGTCAATGTGCAG CACCCGGCGCCAATCCCGCCGCCGATGCCTCTAGCGGGCGCGCACGCGGTGTCTGCGTTGCCGGCCGGGCCGCCGCAGCCGCCGCTGCCGCAGGCGCAGCTGCGCCGGCTGCTCGCCGCCTACCGCGTCGGCATGCTGGCCCTCGAGACTCAAGCCCGAAGGGTGCACGATGACCGCCCGCAGAATAAGTTCGGCAG AAACCCACCATACGGCGAGCACGTCAAGTGGCTGCTCCGCATCTCCAAACGCCTGGGCGCGCAGTACCTGCACCAGTTCTGCGTTTGCGCAGTCAACTCGGTCGTCTCGCCGTTTGTGCTGTACGAGCTTTGCGTGGAGTCCGCGCACTGGCTGGCGCGCGGCGGGCCGCATCACCTCGTCATGCAACATCTCAGGGGGACCCTCGCTCCGCTCGTGCAGAAGTGTCAGCAGAT GTACATTCAGTGCATCCACCAGAAGTTGTACCACCTGACGCCTGTAGAGTACGAGGAGTTCGTGAGCATCGTGCTGTCCGCTCGCACCGCCTTCCAGCTCACTCCCGAAGGCAACACGCAGTTCAAGGAGTGGCTTGCTTCGCTGCGCAG GAGAGAATGCAAAACTGAACCAATTTCCAGATCAAAATCATGCAAGAAGGATCTTTGGACGCAATTGAACGCCGCGCTCCAGACGAACGGCAAATGA
- the LOC141427455 gene encoding zinc finger SWIM domain-containing protein 8 homolog isoform X3, producing MPSPRLCAASHRLSCLASATLAKCAFLCTVLAEFCEHHELAFRVGLFALEMARPPASTKALEVKLNNQETELVALLKKLPTGPDQLALAREKAEQLRDGMLRNRGPALLPIALASFLFDVLVLSATDKENKHPVGILKARQPSDEALGFEAAVAALGLKANVSEAEHPLLCEGTRRQRGELALTLLAFYKDDPVKLARIMNKLLDRDIHQLTKGPMVSVYYTNNPRLAAYRADVSVPAPVHQPPQFEQFKKMTYTLQQVGACALVAEMERLVVAEGAASPPAHAPPHQPPPHQPLPRPKDSRYKGKRLYPSVPNQPSEASAHFMFELAKSVLFKAGGSSSTSLFTQTSCAREHHGPHRGLHMAAFQLGLYALGLHNCVSANWLSRTYSSHVSWITGQAMDIGAPAILFLIDAWEGHLTPPEAAGIADKASSGRDVHTVRAAAELALSVLPHAHALNYNEIQRAVLQCKEQSDAMLERACLTVEAAAKGGGVYPEVLYTVARYWHELYLRQASEESEPLLEEPQYRAPPPVALPVPYPLPYPFTYHPYPPPIYQLQYGGAPAPHGVAGAHAQYALPPYFVRGLVPHAPLTHAAHAPHAPHAPHPVHPPPMPVNVNVQHPAPIPPPMPLAGAHAVSALPAGPPQPPLPQAQLRRLLAAYRVGMLALETQARRVHDDRPQNKFGRNPPYGEHVKWLLRISKRLGAQYLHQFCVCAVNSVVSPFVLYELCVESAHWLARGGPHHLVMQHLRGTLAPLVQKCQQMYIQCIHQKLYHLTPVEYEEFVSIVLSARTAFQLTPEGNTQFKEWLASLRRSKSCKKDLWTQLNAALQTNGK from the exons ATGCCGTCGCCGAGACTGTGCGCGGCGAGCCACCGGCTGTCTTGTCTAGCTTCGGCCACGCTGGCAAAGTGCGCTTTCCTTTGCACT GTTCTAGCCGAGTTCTGCGAGCACCACGAGCTCGCATTCCGCGTGGGCTTGTTCGCTTTGGAAATGGCCCGTCCGCCGGCGAGCACGAAAGCTCTGGAGGTGAAGTTGAACAACCAAGAGACAGAACTGGTCGCGCTGCTGAAGAAGCTGCCTACTGGACCCGACCAGCTCGCCCTGGCTAGGGAAAAAGCTGAACAACTAAGGGACGGTATGCTGAG AAACAGAGGCCCCGCTTTGCTTCCCATTGCTCTGGCGAGTTTCCTCTTCGATGTCCTCGTTCTGTCCGCAACCGACAAAGAGAACAAACATCCAGTGGGTATCTTAAAA GCGAGACAACCTTCAGATGAAGCTCTAGGGTTTGAAGCGGCTGTAGCGGCACTCGGGTTAAAAGCTAATGTATCGGAAGCCGAGCATCCGTTGCTTTGTGAGGGGACGAGGCGACAGCGCGGGGAACTGGCATTGACTTTACTAGCGTTCTACAAGGACGACCCTGTGAAGTTAGCTAGGATCATGAACAAG CTCCTAGATCGTGATATCCACCAGCTGACTAAAGGTCCGATGGTGAGCGTATACTACACGAACAATCCGCGTCTGGCCGCGTACCGCGCCGACGTCTCTGTTCCTGCGCCGGTACATCAGCCGCCG CAGTTCGAACAGTTCAAAAAGATGACTTACACGCTGCAACAG GTGGGTGCTTGCGCGCTTGTGGCGGAAATGGAAAGGCTCGTGGTCGCGGAGGGCGCCGCGTCGCCGCccgcgcacgcgccgccgcACCAGCCGCCGCCGCATCAGCCTCTGCCGAGACCAAAGGACTCCAG ATACAAAGGGAAGCGGTTATACCCGTCAGTGCCGAATCAACCTTCGGAAGCTTCTGCGCACTTCATGTTCGAGCTGGCCAAGTCGGTCCTTTTCAAGGCCGGCGGCTCGTCTAGCACCAGTCTGTTCACTCAGACCAGTTGCGCGAGGGAACATCATGGACCCCATAG AGGGTTGCACATGGCGGCATTCCAACTTGGTCTGTACGCGCTGGGTCTGCACAACTGCGTCAGCGCCAACTGGCTCAGCCGGACATACTCATCGCACGTCAGCTGGATTACAG GCCAAGCCATGGATATTGGAGCTCCTGCAATCTTATTCCTGATCGACGCATGGGAAGGCCATTTGACGCCGCCCGAAGCAGCCGGTATCGCCGACAAG GCGTCATCGGGTCGCGACGTGCACACCGTGCGGGCGGCGGCCGAGTTGGCATTGTCGGTGCTGCCTCATGCGCACGCGCTCAACTATAACGAGATCCAGCGTGCCGTCTTGCAGTGCAAAGAGCAGAGCGACGCCATGCTGGAACGCGCGTGTCTCACCGTAGAAGCCGCTGCCAAAG GTGGCGGCGTGTATCCAGAGGTGCTATACACCGTGGCCCGCTATTGGCACGAGCTGTATCTACGACAAGCGAGCGAAGAGAGCGAACCCCTGTTAGAGGAGCCGCAGtaccgcgcgccgccgccggtcGCGCTGCCCGTGCCCTACCCTCTACCCTACCCCTTTACCTACCATCCCTACCCTCCACCCATCTACCAGCTGCAG TACGGCGGTGCGCCGGCGCCGCACGGCGTGGCGGGCGCGCACGCGCAGTACGCGTTGCCGCCGTACTTCGTGCGCGGGCTGGTGCCGCACGCGCCGCTGACGCAcgccgcgcacgcgccgcacgcgccgcacgcgccgcaccCCGTGCACCCGCCGCCGATGCCCGTCAATGTCAATGTGCAG CACCCGGCGCCAATCCCGCCGCCGATGCCTCTAGCGGGCGCGCACGCGGTGTCTGCGTTGCCGGCCGGGCCGCCGCAGCCGCCGCTGCCGCAGGCGCAGCTGCGCCGGCTGCTCGCCGCCTACCGCGTCGGCATGCTGGCCCTCGAGACTCAAGCCCGAAGGGTGCACGATGACCGCCCGCAGAATAAGTTCGGCAG AAACCCACCATACGGCGAGCACGTCAAGTGGCTGCTCCGCATCTCCAAACGCCTGGGCGCGCAGTACCTGCACCAGTTCTGCGTTTGCGCAGTCAACTCGGTCGTCTCGCCGTTTGTGCTGTACGAGCTTTGCGTGGAGTCCGCGCACTGGCTGGCGCGCGGCGGGCCGCATCACCTCGTCATGCAACATCTCAGGGGGACCCTCGCTCCGCTCGTGCAGAAGTGTCAGCAGAT GTACATTCAGTGCATCCACCAGAAGTTGTACCACCTGACGCCTGTAGAGTACGAGGAGTTCGTGAGCATCGTGCTGTCCGCTCGCACCGCCTTCCAGCTCACTCCCGAAGGCAACACGCAGTTCAAGGAGTGGCTTGCTTCGCTGCGCAG ATCAAAATCATGCAAGAAGGATCTTTGGACGCAATTGAACGCCGCGCTCCAGACGAACGGCAAATGA
- the LOC141427455 gene encoding zinc finger SWIM domain-containing protein 8 homolog isoform X4, translating to MPSPRLCAASHRLSCLASATLAKCAFLCTVLAEFCEHHELAFRVGLFALEMARPPASTKALEVKLNNQETELVALLKKLPTGPDQLALAREKAEQLRDGMLRNRGPALLPIALASFLFDVLVLSATDKENKHPVGILKARQPSDEALGFEAAVAALGLKANVSEAEHPLLCEGTRRQRGELALTLLAFYKDDPVKLARIMNKLLDRDIHQLTKGPMVSVYYTNNPRLAAYRADVSVPAPVHQPPVGACALVAEMERLVVAEGAASPPAHAPPHQPPPHQPLPRPKDSRYKGKRLYPSVPNQPSEASAHFMFELAKSVLFKAGGSSSTSLFTQTSCAREHHGPHRGLHMAAFQLGLYALGLHNCVSANWLSRTYSSHVSWITGQAMDIGAPAILFLIDAWEGHLTPPEAAGIADKASSGRDVHTVRAAAELALSVLPHAHALNYNEIQRAVLQCKEQSDAMLERACLTVEAAAKGGGVYPEVLYTVARYWHELYLRQASEESEPLLEEPQYRAPPPVALPVPYPLPYPFTYHPYPPPIYQLQYGGAPAPHGVAGAHAQYALPPYFVRGLVPHAPLTHAAHAPHAPHAPHPVHPPPMPVNVNVQHPAPIPPPMPLAGAHAVSALPAGPPQPPLPQAQLRRLLAAYRVGMLALETQARRVHDDRPQNKFGRNPPYGEHVKWLLRISKRLGAQYLHQFCVCAVNSVVSPFVLYELCVESAHWLARGGPHHLVMQHLRGTLAPLVQKCQQMYIQCIHQKLYHLTPVEYEEFVSIVLSARTAFQLTPEGNTQFKEWLASLRRRECKTEPISRSKSCKKDLWTQLNAALQTNGK from the exons ATGCCGTCGCCGAGACTGTGCGCGGCGAGCCACCGGCTGTCTTGTCTAGCTTCGGCCACGCTGGCAAAGTGCGCTTTCCTTTGCACT GTTCTAGCCGAGTTCTGCGAGCACCACGAGCTCGCATTCCGCGTGGGCTTGTTCGCTTTGGAAATGGCCCGTCCGCCGGCGAGCACGAAAGCTCTGGAGGTGAAGTTGAACAACCAAGAGACAGAACTGGTCGCGCTGCTGAAGAAGCTGCCTACTGGACCCGACCAGCTCGCCCTGGCTAGGGAAAAAGCTGAACAACTAAGGGACGGTATGCTGAG AAACAGAGGCCCCGCTTTGCTTCCCATTGCTCTGGCGAGTTTCCTCTTCGATGTCCTCGTTCTGTCCGCAACCGACAAAGAGAACAAACATCCAGTGGGTATCTTAAAA GCGAGACAACCTTCAGATGAAGCTCTAGGGTTTGAAGCGGCTGTAGCGGCACTCGGGTTAAAAGCTAATGTATCGGAAGCCGAGCATCCGTTGCTTTGTGAGGGGACGAGGCGACAGCGCGGGGAACTGGCATTGACTTTACTAGCGTTCTACAAGGACGACCCTGTGAAGTTAGCTAGGATCATGAACAAG CTCCTAGATCGTGATATCCACCAGCTGACTAAAGGTCCGATGGTGAGCGTATACTACACGAACAATCCGCGTCTGGCCGCGTACCGCGCCGACGTCTCTGTTCCTGCGCCGGTACATCAGCCGCCG GTGGGTGCTTGCGCGCTTGTGGCGGAAATGGAAAGGCTCGTGGTCGCGGAGGGCGCCGCGTCGCCGCccgcgcacgcgccgccgcACCAGCCGCCGCCGCATCAGCCTCTGCCGAGACCAAAGGACTCCAG ATACAAAGGGAAGCGGTTATACCCGTCAGTGCCGAATCAACCTTCGGAAGCTTCTGCGCACTTCATGTTCGAGCTGGCCAAGTCGGTCCTTTTCAAGGCCGGCGGCTCGTCTAGCACCAGTCTGTTCACTCAGACCAGTTGCGCGAGGGAACATCATGGACCCCATAG AGGGTTGCACATGGCGGCATTCCAACTTGGTCTGTACGCGCTGGGTCTGCACAACTGCGTCAGCGCCAACTGGCTCAGCCGGACATACTCATCGCACGTCAGCTGGATTACAG GCCAAGCCATGGATATTGGAGCTCCTGCAATCTTATTCCTGATCGACGCATGGGAAGGCCATTTGACGCCGCCCGAAGCAGCCGGTATCGCCGACAAG GCGTCATCGGGTCGCGACGTGCACACCGTGCGGGCGGCGGCCGAGTTGGCATTGTCGGTGCTGCCTCATGCGCACGCGCTCAACTATAACGAGATCCAGCGTGCCGTCTTGCAGTGCAAAGAGCAGAGCGACGCCATGCTGGAACGCGCGTGTCTCACCGTAGAAGCCGCTGCCAAAG GTGGCGGCGTGTATCCAGAGGTGCTATACACCGTGGCCCGCTATTGGCACGAGCTGTATCTACGACAAGCGAGCGAAGAGAGCGAACCCCTGTTAGAGGAGCCGCAGtaccgcgcgccgccgccggtcGCGCTGCCCGTGCCCTACCCTCTACCCTACCCCTTTACCTACCATCCCTACCCTCCACCCATCTACCAGCTGCAG TACGGCGGTGCGCCGGCGCCGCACGGCGTGGCGGGCGCGCACGCGCAGTACGCGTTGCCGCCGTACTTCGTGCGCGGGCTGGTGCCGCACGCGCCGCTGACGCAcgccgcgcacgcgccgcacgcgccgcacgcgccgcaccCCGTGCACCCGCCGCCGATGCCCGTCAATGTCAATGTGCAG CACCCGGCGCCAATCCCGCCGCCGATGCCTCTAGCGGGCGCGCACGCGGTGTCTGCGTTGCCGGCCGGGCCGCCGCAGCCGCCGCTGCCGCAGGCGCAGCTGCGCCGGCTGCTCGCCGCCTACCGCGTCGGCATGCTGGCCCTCGAGACTCAAGCCCGAAGGGTGCACGATGACCGCCCGCAGAATAAGTTCGGCAG AAACCCACCATACGGCGAGCACGTCAAGTGGCTGCTCCGCATCTCCAAACGCCTGGGCGCGCAGTACCTGCACCAGTTCTGCGTTTGCGCAGTCAACTCGGTCGTCTCGCCGTTTGTGCTGTACGAGCTTTGCGTGGAGTCCGCGCACTGGCTGGCGCGCGGCGGGCCGCATCACCTCGTCATGCAACATCTCAGGGGGACCCTCGCTCCGCTCGTGCAGAAGTGTCAGCAGAT GTACATTCAGTGCATCCACCAGAAGTTGTACCACCTGACGCCTGTAGAGTACGAGGAGTTCGTGAGCATCGTGCTGTCCGCTCGCACCGCCTTCCAGCTCACTCCCGAAGGCAACACGCAGTTCAAGGAGTGGCTTGCTTCGCTGCGCAG GAGAGAATGCAAAACTGAACCAATTTCCAGATCAAAATCATGCAAGAAGGATCTTTGGACGCAATTGAACGCCGCGCTCCAGACGAACGGCAAATGA
- the LOC141427455 gene encoding zinc finger SWIM domain-containing protein 8 homolog isoform X2: MPSPRLCAASHRLSCLASATLAKCAFLCTVLAEFCEHHELAFRVGLFALEMARPPASTKALEVKLNNQETELVALLKKLPTGPDQLALAREKAEQLRDGMLRNRGPALLPIALASFLFDVLVLSATDKENKHPARQPSDEALGFEAAVAALGLKANVSEAEHPLLCEGTRRQRGELALTLLAFYKDDPVKLARIMNKLLDRDIHQLTKGPMVSVYYTNNPRLAAYRADVSVPAPVHQPPQFEQFKKMTYTLQQVGACALVAEMERLVVAEGAASPPAHAPPHQPPPHQPLPRPKDSRYKGKRLYPSVPNQPSEASAHFMFELAKSVLFKAGGSSSTSLFTQTSCAREHHGPHRGLHMAAFQLGLYALGLHNCVSANWLSRTYSSHVSWITGQAMDIGAPAILFLIDAWEGHLTPPEAAGIADKASSGRDVHTVRAAAELALSVLPHAHALNYNEIQRAVLQCKEQSDAMLERACLTVEAAAKGGGVYPEVLYTVARYWHELYLRQASEESEPLLEEPQYRAPPPVALPVPYPLPYPFTYHPYPPPIYQLQYGGAPAPHGVAGAHAQYALPPYFVRGLVPHAPLTHAAHAPHAPHAPHPVHPPPMPVNVNVQHPAPIPPPMPLAGAHAVSALPAGPPQPPLPQAQLRRLLAAYRVGMLALETQARRVHDDRPQNKFGRNPPYGEHVKWLLRISKRLGAQYLHQFCVCAVNSVVSPFVLYELCVESAHWLARGGPHHLVMQHLRGTLAPLVQKCQQMYIQCIHQKLYHLTPVEYEEFVSIVLSARTAFQLTPEGNTQFKEWLASLRRRECKTEPISRSKSCKKDLWTQLNAALQTNGK, from the exons ATGCCGTCGCCGAGACTGTGCGCGGCGAGCCACCGGCTGTCTTGTCTAGCTTCGGCCACGCTGGCAAAGTGCGCTTTCCTTTGCACT GTTCTAGCCGAGTTCTGCGAGCACCACGAGCTCGCATTCCGCGTGGGCTTGTTCGCTTTGGAAATGGCCCGTCCGCCGGCGAGCACGAAAGCTCTGGAGGTGAAGTTGAACAACCAAGAGACAGAACTGGTCGCGCTGCTGAAGAAGCTGCCTACTGGACCCGACCAGCTCGCCCTGGCTAGGGAAAAAGCTGAACAACTAAGGGACGGTATGCTGAG AAACAGAGGCCCCGCTTTGCTTCCCATTGCTCTGGCGAGTTTCCTCTTCGATGTCCTCGTTCTGTCCGCAACCGACAAAGAGAACAAACATCCA GCGAGACAACCTTCAGATGAAGCTCTAGGGTTTGAAGCGGCTGTAGCGGCACTCGGGTTAAAAGCTAATGTATCGGAAGCCGAGCATCCGTTGCTTTGTGAGGGGACGAGGCGACAGCGCGGGGAACTGGCATTGACTTTACTAGCGTTCTACAAGGACGACCCTGTGAAGTTAGCTAGGATCATGAACAAG CTCCTAGATCGTGATATCCACCAGCTGACTAAAGGTCCGATGGTGAGCGTATACTACACGAACAATCCGCGTCTGGCCGCGTACCGCGCCGACGTCTCTGTTCCTGCGCCGGTACATCAGCCGCCG CAGTTCGAACAGTTCAAAAAGATGACTTACACGCTGCAACAG GTGGGTGCTTGCGCGCTTGTGGCGGAAATGGAAAGGCTCGTGGTCGCGGAGGGCGCCGCGTCGCCGCccgcgcacgcgccgccgcACCAGCCGCCGCCGCATCAGCCTCTGCCGAGACCAAAGGACTCCAG ATACAAAGGGAAGCGGTTATACCCGTCAGTGCCGAATCAACCTTCGGAAGCTTCTGCGCACTTCATGTTCGAGCTGGCCAAGTCGGTCCTTTTCAAGGCCGGCGGCTCGTCTAGCACCAGTCTGTTCACTCAGACCAGTTGCGCGAGGGAACATCATGGACCCCATAG AGGGTTGCACATGGCGGCATTCCAACTTGGTCTGTACGCGCTGGGTCTGCACAACTGCGTCAGCGCCAACTGGCTCAGCCGGACATACTCATCGCACGTCAGCTGGATTACAG GCCAAGCCATGGATATTGGAGCTCCTGCAATCTTATTCCTGATCGACGCATGGGAAGGCCATTTGACGCCGCCCGAAGCAGCCGGTATCGCCGACAAG GCGTCATCGGGTCGCGACGTGCACACCGTGCGGGCGGCGGCCGAGTTGGCATTGTCGGTGCTGCCTCATGCGCACGCGCTCAACTATAACGAGATCCAGCGTGCCGTCTTGCAGTGCAAAGAGCAGAGCGACGCCATGCTGGAACGCGCGTGTCTCACCGTAGAAGCCGCTGCCAAAG GTGGCGGCGTGTATCCAGAGGTGCTATACACCGTGGCCCGCTATTGGCACGAGCTGTATCTACGACAAGCGAGCGAAGAGAGCGAACCCCTGTTAGAGGAGCCGCAGtaccgcgcgccgccgccggtcGCGCTGCCCGTGCCCTACCCTCTACCCTACCCCTTTACCTACCATCCCTACCCTCCACCCATCTACCAGCTGCAG TACGGCGGTGCGCCGGCGCCGCACGGCGTGGCGGGCGCGCACGCGCAGTACGCGTTGCCGCCGTACTTCGTGCGCGGGCTGGTGCCGCACGCGCCGCTGACGCAcgccgcgcacgcgccgcacgcgccgcacgcgccgcaccCCGTGCACCCGCCGCCGATGCCCGTCAATGTCAATGTGCAG CACCCGGCGCCAATCCCGCCGCCGATGCCTCTAGCGGGCGCGCACGCGGTGTCTGCGTTGCCGGCCGGGCCGCCGCAGCCGCCGCTGCCGCAGGCGCAGCTGCGCCGGCTGCTCGCCGCCTACCGCGTCGGCATGCTGGCCCTCGAGACTCAAGCCCGAAGGGTGCACGATGACCGCCCGCAGAATAAGTTCGGCAG AAACCCACCATACGGCGAGCACGTCAAGTGGCTGCTCCGCATCTCCAAACGCCTGGGCGCGCAGTACCTGCACCAGTTCTGCGTTTGCGCAGTCAACTCGGTCGTCTCGCCGTTTGTGCTGTACGAGCTTTGCGTGGAGTCCGCGCACTGGCTGGCGCGCGGCGGGCCGCATCACCTCGTCATGCAACATCTCAGGGGGACCCTCGCTCCGCTCGTGCAGAAGTGTCAGCAGAT GTACATTCAGTGCATCCACCAGAAGTTGTACCACCTGACGCCTGTAGAGTACGAGGAGTTCGTGAGCATCGTGCTGTCCGCTCGCACCGCCTTCCAGCTCACTCCCGAAGGCAACACGCAGTTCAAGGAGTGGCTTGCTTCGCTGCGCAG GAGAGAATGCAAAACTGAACCAATTTCCAGATCAAAATCATGCAAGAAGGATCTTTGGACGCAATTGAACGCCGCGCTCCAGACGAACGGCAAATGA